The genomic window AAGCGGTCTACTATCACGGCGATCTGCAACCGTTGTGCGACTTCATCGAAACGCGCTACTTTCGGGTGCTCGACAACCGCGACTACCGCTGGGCGAATGAGTTGACGGTGAAGATGGCGTTTCTGACGCTGCTGTTCGACGACCTGTTCTATATCACCGATTCGGAGCCGGCGCTGGAACGCAGTTATGCCGATATGACGGCGCTTTCTCCGAAAGTCGCCACGCTGATCGTGCGGCCGGATATGCGCAAGTACACGCTGCAAGATGCGCTGCTGGAGTTCAAGTACATCCCGCTGAGCGATCTGGGCCTGACCGGTGAGGCGGTCAAAGCGACGTCCCGCGAGGAGTTGGCGTCGCGGCCCCTGGTCGCGGCGGCGCTGGCCGAGGCGACGCGCAAGGCCGCGGACTATCGTGCCACGCTCCAGGCCGTCTATGGCGCCAAGCTGCGCCTGCACACCTTCGCCATCGTGGCGCTCGGCTTCGACCGGCTGGTGTGGCGCAAACTATAAGGAGGCGCGGCAATGTTAAAGTTTCCCTACGGTATCAGTGATTTCTATACCATCAGAACGGAAGGCTATGTGTACATAGACCGGACCGACCGGATTGCGCTGGTGGAAGAGGCGGGGAAACACTTGGTCTTCCTGCGGCCGCGGCGGTTCGGCAAGAGCCTGTGGCTTTCTACGCTGGAGAACTACTACGATGTGGCGAAGGCCGGCGAGTTTGCGCAGTTGTTCGGCGACCTGGCGATTGGACGCAACCCGACCCCGCGCCACAACAGTTACTTCATCCTGCGCTGGGACTTCTCGCTCATCAGCGCGCAGGGCGGCATCGCGGAGATCGGGCAGGCGGTGCATGCTCACATCAACGCGCGTATTCAGGGGTTCGCGGAGACCTATCGTGAGCAGTTGGCTTACCCGATCACCGTTCACCCCACCAATGCTATCGCCTCCTTTGAGTCGTTGCTGACGGCGGTGCGCGCGACGGACTATCGCCTCTATCTGCTGATTGACGAATACGACAACTTCGCCAACGAGGTACTGATGAGCCGCGCCCCCCCTGAGTCCCCCCCTGTAGGGAGGGATATCGGCGGCGGGCGCCGACCGCTACAAGGCATTGCTCTACGGCGAAGGGCTGCTCAAGACGGTGTTCAAGGCGGTGAAAGGGGCCGGCAGCGGCATGGGATTGGATCGCGCCTTCACCACTGGCGTCGCGCCAATTGTGCTCAGCGACTTGAGCAGCGGTTATAATGTCGCCGAGGACCTCTCGCTACTCCCTGATTTCTATGACTTGTGCGGCTTCCACGAGGCGGAGGTTGCGGCGCTCCTGGCACAAGTGGGCCAGACGTGCGACCTGTCTCCGGCGCAAACCACGGAAGCATTGACGCTGCTGCGCACGTTCTACAACGGTTATCGCTTTGGCATGCGCGCGACCGCTTTGATCTACAATCCCACGCTGACACTCTACTTCCTCAAGACATTGCAGCGTGAATGTGAAGCGCCACGCGAGTTACTCGACAGCAACCTGGCGATGGATCGCGGGAAGATCGCGTACATTGCGGGCTTGCCGCACGGCGCGCCGGTGCTGGCCGCGATCCTGAATCCCGACACGCCGCCGACCATCCCACGGCTGGCGCAGCGGTTCGGCGTGGAGGATGTGCTGACCCAGGTGAAAGACGAGACGTTCATGGTCTCGCTGCTCTACTACTTCGGCGTGCTGACACTGGAGCGGATCACCGAGGAAGGCAAACTGGCCTTCCGCATCCCGAATCTGGTGGCGCAAACTGTACGTGGAGCAACTGCGCGACCGCCTGCTGCCGGAGTTCGGCGAGCGGGCGCGGTGCGCGGATGTCGAAGCGGTCTACTATCACGGCGACCTGCAACCGTTGTGCGACTTCCATCGAGACGCGCTACTTTCGGGTGCTCGACAACCGCGATCACCGCTGGGCGAATGAGTTGACGGTGAAGATGGCGTTTCTGACGCTGCTCTTCGACGACCTGTTCTACATCACCGATTCGGAGCCGGCGCTGGAACGCAGTTATGCCGATATGACGCTGATCGTGCGGCCGGATATGCGCAAGTACACGCTGCAGGACGCGCTGCTGGAGTTCAAGTACATCCCGCTGAGCGATCTGGGCCTGACCGGCGAGGCGGTCAAAGCGACGTCCCGCGAGGAGTTGGCGTCGCGGCCCCTGGTCGCGGCGGCGCTGGCCGAGGCGACGCGCAAGGCCGCGGACTATCGTGCCACGCTCCAGGCCGTCTATGGCGCCAAGCTGCGCCTGCACACCTTCGCCATCGTGGCGCTCGGCTTCGACCGGCTGGTGTGGCGCAAACTATAAGAGGCGCGGCAATGTTAAAGTTTCCCTACGGTATCAGTGATTTCTATACCATCAGAACGGAAGGCTATGTGTACATAGACCGTACCGACCGGATTGCGCTGGTGGAAGAGGCCGGGAAACAACTGGTCTTCCTGCGGCCGCGGCGGTTCGGCAAGAGCCTGTGGCTTTCTACGCTGGAGAACTACTACGATGTGGCGAAGGCCGGCGAGTTCGCGCAGTTGTTCGGCGACCTGGCGATCGGGCGCAACCCGACCCCGGGCCACAACAGCTACTTCATCCTGCGATGGGACTTCTCACTGGTCAGCGCGCAGGGCGGCATCGCTGAGATCGGGCAGGCGGTGCATGCTCACATCAACGCGCGTATTCAGGGGTTCGCGGAGACCTATCGTGAGCAGTTGGCTTACCCGATCACCGTTCACCCCACCAATGCTATCGCTTCCTTTGAGTCGTTGCTGACGGCGGTGCGCGCGACGGACTATCGCCTCTATCTGCTGATTGACGAATACGACAACTTCGCCAACGAGGTACTGATGAGTCGCCCCCCCCCTGAGTCCCCCTGTAGGAGGGATATCGGAGGCGGCGCCGACCGCTACAAGGCATTGCTCTACGGCGAGGGGCTGCTCAAGACGGTGTTCAAGGCGGTGAAAGGGGCCGGCAGCGGCCTGGGATTGGATCGCGCCTTCACCACCGGCGTCGCGCCAATTGTGCTCAGCGACTTGAGCAGCGGTTATAACGTGGCGCGGGATGTTTCGTTCAAGATCGGTCTGGAACTGCTGTGCGGGTTCACGGAAGCGGAGATGCAGGGATTGCTGGCGCAGGTCGCGGGGGAGTGCGAACTGGCGCCGGAGGCGCGCACCGCGGCGCAGGACACCATGCGCACCTTCTACAACGGCTATGCGTTTGGCGAGGAGCCGGCGGAACTGGTCTACAATCCCACGCTGGCGTTGTACTTCCTGCAACACCTGGCGGAGACCTGCAGCCCGCCACGCGAGTTACTCGACAGCAACCTGGCGATGGATCGCGGGAAGATCGCGTACATTGCGGGCTTGCCGCACGGCGCGCCGGTGCTGGCCGCGATCCTGAATCCCGACACGCCGCCGACCATCCCACGGCTGGCGCAGCGGTTCGGCGTGGAGGATGTGCTGACCCAGGTGAAGGACGAGACGTTCATGGTCTCGCTGCTCTACTACTTCGGCGTGCTGACACTGGAGCGGATCACCGAGGAAGGCAAACTGGCCTTCCGCATCCCGAATCTGGTGGCGCGCAAACTGTACGTGGAGCAACTGCGTGACCGCCTGCTGCCGGAGTTCGGCGAGCGGGCCGCGATGCGCGCGGCCGTCGAAGCGGTCTACTATCACGGCGATCTGCAACCGTTGTGCGACTTCATCGAAACGCGCTACTTTCGGGTGCTCGACAACCGCGACTACCGCTGGGCGAATGAGTTGACGGTGAAGATGGCGTTTCTGACGCTGCTGTTCGACGACCTGTTCTATATCACCGATTCGGAGCCGGCGCTGGAACGCAGTTATGCCGATATGACACTGATCGTGCGGCCAGACATGCGCAAGTACACGCTGCAAGATGCGCTGCTGGAGTTCAAGTACATCCCGCTGAGCGACCTGGGCCTGACCGGTGAGGCGGTCAAAGCGACGTCCCGCGAGGAGTTGGCGTCGCGGCCCCTGGTCGCGGCGGCGCTGGCCGAGGCGACGCGCAAGGCGACGGACTACCGCGCCACGCTCCAGACCGTCTATGGCGCCAAGCTGCGCCTGCACACCTTCGCCATCGTGGCGCTCGGCTTCGACCGGCTGGTGTGGGTGAAATTGTAATCGTGTTCGTATTCGAGAAAAACTTGGGAGGCAACATGGCACAACGCTACACAATCCAGGCAGTGATTTATCCAGGCGATGAATCGGGGTACGTGGCCGAGTGTCTCAACCTGGCTGTGGTCACTCAGGGCCAGACGCTCGATGAAACGGTGCAGAATCTGCGCGAGGCAATTCACCTTCACTTAAAGGGTGAGGATCTGGCAGAGTTAGGACTGGTCGCGCATCCTCCGCTATTGGTTACCATGGAGATGGAGCCGGTATATGCCTAAACTGCGCCGCCTCTCAGGATCCGCGGTCATTCAGATACTGGAAGGCTTTGGTTTCATCGTACACGCGCAGGAAGGCAGTCACGTCAAGTTGCGGCGCATTGGCCCGTATGGCCAGAAACAGATATTGACGATTCCGCGTCATCGGGAACTCGATACCGGTACCTTGCGAGCCATTTTCCGACAGGCAAGCCAATACATACCGGATGAGGAACTGAGACCTCATTTCTATACTGAGTAATTATGACCGACCAACCGGCCCTCGTTGCCCCCTTCATCGCGCGCTGGCGTGCCTCCGGCGCGGCCGAGCGCGCCAACTGCCAGCCTTTCCTCTCCGAGCTGTGCGACGTGCTGGAGGTGGACCGCCCCAATCCAACCACGCCCGACGAGGCTGCCAACGCCTATGTCTTCGAGAAATCGGTGCCGCTGCCCCACGGCGCGACCGGCCGCATTGACCTCTACCGCCGCGGCTGCTTCGTGCTGGAGGCCAAGCAGGGTCGCGATGGCGACGCGGGTACGCCCGCGCTCTCGCTGGCCGGACAGGCGGCGGGCCGGGCGCGCAAACGCGGCACGGCGCTGCGCGGGGCCGCATCCTGGGACACCGCGATGGAACGGGCGCGGCAGCAGGCGCAGTCGTATGCGCGCAATCTGCCCCCCGCCGAGGTCGCGGACGGCGGCCGGCCCCCCTTCCTGATCGTCGCCGATGTGGGCGACAGCCTGGCGCTCTACAGCGAATTCACCCGCAGCGGCGGCAACTACGTCCCCTTCCCCGACCCCGCCCATTACCGCATCAGTTTGACCGATTTGGCCGACCCGGACGTGCGCACGCTCCTGCGCCAGCTCTGGCTCGACCCCATGAGTCTGGACCCCAGCCGGCGCAGCGCACGGGTGACGCGCGACATCGCCGACCGCCTGGCGCGGCTGGCGCGGGCGCTGGAGGGACAGCACGATCCCCAGACCGTGGCCCATTTCCTGATGCGCTGTCTCTTCACCATGTTCGCCGAGGATGTGGGGCTGCTGCCGCCCGGTAGTTTTACGCAACTGCTGGCCGATGCCCGCCACAACGTGGCGCACTTTCCGGCCTTCGTGCAAGAGCTGTGGCGCACGATGGCGGCCGGCGGGTTCTCGCTGGCGTTGCGCGTGCCCATCAAGCACTTCGATGGCGGGCTGTTCGCGGACGCGAGCGCGCTGCCGCTGAGCGCGGATCAACTGCAACTGCTGATCGAGGCCGCGCAGGCCGATTGGCGCGATGTGGAGCCGGCCATCTTCGGCACGCTGCTGGAACGGGCGCTGGACCCGGCCGAGCGGCACAAGCTGGGCGCGCACTTCACCCCGCGCGCCTATGTCGAACGCCTGGTGCTGCCGACACTGGTCGAGCCGCTGCGCGGCGAATGGGAAGCGGTGCAAGCCGCGGCCGCGCGCCTGGCCGACGAGGGCGAGATCAAGGGAGCGCTG from Candidatus Amarolinea dominans includes these protein-coding regions:
- a CDS encoding AAA family ATPase gives rise to the protein MLKFPYGISDFYTIRTEGYVYIDRTDRIALVEEAGKQLVFLRPRRFGKSLWLSTLENYYDVAKAGEFAQLFGDLAIGRNPTPGHNSYFILRWDFSLVSAQGGIAEIGQAVHAHINARIQGFAETYREQLAYPITVHPTNAIASFESLLTAVRATDYRLYLLIDEYDNFANEVLMSRPPPESPCRRDIGGGADRYKALLYGEGLLKTVFKAVKGAGSGLGLDRAFTTGVAPIVLSDLSSGYNVARDVSFKIGLELLCGFTEAEMQGLLAQVAGECELAPEARTAAQDTMRTFYNGYAFGEEPAELVYNPTLALYFLQHLAETCSPPRELLDSNLAMDRGKIAYIAGLPHGAPVLAAILNPDTPPTIPRLAQRFGVEDVLTQVKDETFMVSLLYYFGVLTLERITEEGKLAFRIPNLVARKLYVEQLRDRLLPEFGERAAMRAAVEAVYYHGDLQPLCDFIETRYFRVLDNRDYRWANELTVKMAFLTLLFDDLFYITDSEPALERSYADMTLIVRPDMRKYTLQDALLEFKYIPLSDLGLTGEAVKATSREELASRPLVAAALAEATRKATDYRATLQTVYGAKLRLHTFAIVALGFDRLVWVKL
- a CDS encoding type II toxin-antitoxin system HicB family antitoxin, producing the protein MAQRYTIQAVIYPGDESGYVAECLNLAVVTQGQTLDETVQNLREAIHLHLKGEDLAELGLVAHPPLLVTMEMEPVYA
- a CDS encoding type II toxin-antitoxin system HicA family toxin, with amino-acid sequence MPKLRRLSGSAVIQILEGFGFIVHAQEGSHVKLRRIGPYGQKQILTIPRHRELDTGTLRAIFRQASQYIPDEELRPHFYTE